The Populus nigra chromosome 14, ddPopNigr1.1, whole genome shotgun sequence genome has a segment encoding these proteins:
- the LOC133672624 gene encoding DNA-directed RNA polymerase II subunit 4, with amino-acid sequence MSGEEEENAAELKIGDDFLKAKCLMNCEVALILEHKYEQLQQMSDDPMNQVSQVFEKSLQYVKRFSRYKNPDAVRQVREILSRYQLAEFELCVLGNLCPETVEEAIAMVPSIKTKGRAHDDEAIEKMLNDLSLIKKFE; translated from the exons ATGTCtggagaagaggaagagaaTGCGGCCGAGCTCAAAATCGGAGATG attttttgaagGCCAAGTGCTTAATGAATTGTGAGGTTGCTTTAATTCTTGAGCATAAGTATGAGCAGCTTCAACAGATGTCTGATGATCCTATGAATCAAGTATCCCA AGTATTTGAGAAATCACTGCAGTATGTGAAGCGCTTTAGCCGCTACAAAAATCCCGATGCTGTGAGACAAGTTCGAGA AATTCTTAGCCGATACCAGTTGGCTGAATTTGAG CTTTGTGTTCTTGGCAACCTTTGTCCTGAAACAGTGGAGGAAGCTATTGCCATGGTACCTTCTATCAAG ACCAAAGGCCGAGCTCATGATGATGAAGCAATCGAAAAAATGCTGAATGACCTGTCCTTGATCAAGAAATTTGAATAG
- the LOC133673366 gene encoding ABC transporter F family member 5-like, protein MDLSTKLHSTFFTGSTFFNPRQKSTLFKPNPSLLSTKYNTNSFKFPTRRSNYKTKARLSTATVETSGADSKTDIESLFSSNSDVEFDKKRSNKQSNGGASGISSGIKLENISKSYKGVTVLKDVTWEVKKGEKVGLVGVNGAGKTTQLRIITGQEEPDSGNVIKAKANMKIAFLSQEFEVSMSRTVKEEFMSAFKEEMEIAERLEKVQKAIEGAVEDLELMGRLLDEFDLLQRRAQAVDLDEVDAKISKLMPELGFSPEDSDRLVASFSGGWQMRMSLGKILLQDPDLLLLDEPTNHLDLDTIEWLEGYLQKQDVPMVIISHDRAFLDQLCTKIVETDMGVSRTFEGNYSQYIISKAEWVEAQLAAWEKQQKEIEHTRELISRLGSGANSGRASSAEKKLERLQEEDQIEKPFQHKQMKIRFPERGRSGRSVVAINNLEFGFEDKVLFNKTNLMIERGEKIAIIGPNGCGKSTLLKLIMGLEKPTGGQIMIGEHNVLPNYFEQNQAEALDLDKTVIQTVEEVAEDWRLDDIKGLLGRCNFKADMLDRKVSLLSGGEKARLAFCKFMVKPSTLLVLDEPTNHLDIPSKEMLEEAISEYSGTVITVSHDRYFIKQIVNRVVEVKDDKLQDYAGDYNYYLEKNLDAREKELEREAELEDKAPKVKAKSKMSKAEKEARKKQKMKAFQAAKQKSKGLKNSKRWN, encoded by the exons ATGGACTTGTCCACCAAACTCCACTCTACCTTCTTCACCGGCTCAACCTTTTTCAATCCTCGACAAAAATCCACTCTTTTTAAACCAAACCCATCTCTCTTATCCACTAAATACAACACTAATTCCTTCAAATTCCCTACCAGAAGATCGAATTATAAAACCAAAGCACGCTTATCAACTGCCACGGTGGAAACATCTGGTGCTGACTCCAAAACTGACATTGAATCATTGTTTTCGAGCAATTCGGATGTTGAGTTCGACAAGAAACGCTCAAACAAGCAGTCAAACGGTGGGGCTTCAGGGATATCTTCAGGTATTAAGCTAGAAAACATAAGCAAGAGTTATAAAGGAGTTACTGTTTTGAAAGACGTGACTTGGGAGGTGAAAAAAGGTGAGAAAGTTGGATTAGTTGGTGTAAATGGAGCAGGGAAAACGACCCagttgagaattataactgGACAAGAGGAGCCTGATTCAGGGAATGTGATTAAAGCCAAAGCGAATATGAAGATTGCGTTTTTAAGTCAAGAGTTCGAGGTTTCTATGAGTAGGACCGTGAAGGAGGAGTTTATGAGTGCTTTTAAAGAGGAAATGGAGATTGCTGAGAGGCTAGAAAAGGTGCAAAAGGCTATTGAGGGAGCTGTGGAGGATTTGGAGTTAATGGGGAGGTTATTGGATGAGTTTGATTTGTTGCAGAGAAGAGCACAAGCTGTGGACTTGGATGAAGTTGATGCAAAGATTAGTAAGTTGATGCCTGAGCTCGGGTTTTCGCCTGAAGACTCAGATAGATTGGTGGCTTCTTTTAGTGGTGGGTGGCAGATGAGGATGTCGCTTGGGAAGATTTTGCTTCAG GACCCAGATTTGTTGCTTTTGGATGAACCCACAAACCACCTTGACCTTGACACGATTGAGTGGCTTGAAGGCTATCTCCAGAAGCAAGATGTGCCAATGGTCATCATATCTCATGACAGAGCCTTTCTTGATCAATTATGTACGAAAATTGTGGAGACTGATATGGGCGTGTCAAGGACATTTGAGGGGAATTATTCTCAATACATCATATCAAAAGCAGAATGGGTTGAAGCTCAGCTTGCTGCCTGGGAGAAGCAACAAAAGGAAATTGAGCACACAAGAGAATTAATAAGTAGGTTAGGTTCAGGAGCAAACTCTGGCCGTGCTTCTTCTGCTGAGAAG AAACTGGAGAGACTTCAAGAAGAGGATCAAATAGAGAAGCCATTTCAACACAAACAGATGAAGATCAGGTTCCCAGAGCGCGGGAGAAGTGGAAGATCTGTTGTTGCCATCAATAATTTGGAATTTGGTTTTGAGGATAAG GTGCTTTTTAATAAGACAAATCTTATGATAGAAAGAGGCGAGAAAATTGCTATTATTGGTCCAAATGGATGTGGTAAGAGTACTTTACTGAAACTGATCATGGGTTTAGAGAAGCCAACAGGAGGCCAAATTATGATCGGGGAACATAATGTACTACCAAACTATTTTGAGCAGAACCAG GCTGAGGCACTTGATTTAGATAAAACAGTAATTCAAACAGTGGAAGAAGTTGCGGAGGACTGGAGACTTGATGATATAAAGGGACTCCTTGGTCGTTGTAACTTCAAAGCTGATATGCTTGATAGAAAGGTTTCACTTTTGAGTGGTGGTGAGAAG GCACGTTTAGCATTTTGCAAATTCATGGTAAAACCTTCAACTTTACTAGTTTTGGACGAACCAACTAATCACTTGGATATACCTTCAAAAGAGATGCTTGAG GAGGCCATATCAGAATACAGTGGCACAGTCATTACAGTTTCTCATGACCGGTACTTCATAAAGCAAATAGTTAATAGAGTTGTGGAAGTCAAAGACGACAAGTTACAGGATTATGCAGGCGATTACAAT TATTATCTAGAGAAAAATCTTGACGCAAGGGAGAAAGAGCTTGAACGTGAGGCAGAGCTTGAGGACAAGGCTCCCAAAGTAAAGGCCAAATCCAAGATGTCAAAG GCTGAGAAGGAAGCtcgaaagaaacaaaaaatgaagGCCTTTCAAGCTGCCAAACAAAAGTCAAAAGGGTTGAAGAATTCCAAGAGATGGAATTGA
- the LOC133672409 gene encoding uncharacterized protein LOC133672409 has translation MEDRKDQKNAPWLSVPQFGDWDQKGELPDYSLDFSKIREMRKQNKKDVSRASLGNEEELINPTATAAKPAQTQDDHHHHHYHEGHHHSPTTRRSIFSYFNCCVKA, from the exons ATGGAGGATCGTAAGGATCAG AAAAATGCTCCATGGCTATCAGTACCACAGTTTGGGGACTGGGACCAGAAGGGTGAATTGCCAGACTACTCCCTTGATTTCTCAAAAATAAGGGAAATGAGGAAGCAGAACAAGAAGGATGTGTCAAGAGCCAGTCTTGGCAATGAAGAAGAGCTAATCAATCCAACAGCAACCGCTGCAAAACCTGCTCAAACTCAAGAtgatcaccaccaccaccattaccATGAGGGCCACCACCACTCCCCCACA ACAAGGAGGAGCATTTTTAGCTACTTCAACTGTTGTGTGAAGGCCTGA
- the LOC133672654 gene encoding uncharacterized protein LOC133672654 translates to MGGGGGVLLGMPGPWADDNREPSDLYTSKIGGLPDWPFPAENLAPNLLICGACGSKLCLVAQVYAPISSGTLNIEDRTILVFGCIIPNCGNTPLSWRALRVQKVDSERESSVSTEEVVPSTPPVSVSKSNWLDDDSDEDIDLEALSKALSEAGTLASHSKKKDGNRRSESVVKNSTLVARTGIDMETPVVPCFYMYTQEPSSKDIVSSICSTYSELSVKEEQICNYNDDEMGDAGEQEVYEYDKALSADRTYLKFKKQLDANPDQCFRHLYGGKPLLATAELGDPGNCKLCGGFRHFEMQLMPQLISFLLDGADDCQKNVLENWNWMTLVIFTCSKSCSNSFDREKSTTSGWIVAEEAVLVQFEKALHESILPGYFS, encoded by the exons atgggtggtggtggtggagtaCTGCTAGGCATGCCTGGACCATGGGCTGATGATAATCGTGAACCATCTGATTTATACACTTCCAAAATCGGTGGACTCCCT GATTGGCCTTTTCCTGCCGAGAACTTAGCACCCAATTTGCTTATTTGTGGTGCTTGTGGAAGTAAGCTCTGTCTTGTTGCCCAG GTTTACGCTCCAATTTCTAGTGGAACTTTAAACATTGAAGATCGAACTATCTTAGTGTTTGGTTGTATAATACCAAATTGTGGGAACACCCCTCTTAG CTGGCGAGCTCTTCGTGTTCAGAAAGTGGACAGTGAGAGAGAGTCATCTGTGAGTACAGAAGAAGTGGTCCCTTCAACTCCACCAGTGTCAGTTTCAAAAAGTAACTGGCTGGATGATGATAGTGATGAAGACATTGATCTTGAAGCTTTGAGTAAAGCGCTTTCTGAGGCTGGAACATTGGCTTCTCACTCCAAGAAAAAAGATGGGAACCGACGATCCGAGTCTGTTGTAAAGAATTCCACTTTGGTGGCAAGGACAGGAATAGACATGGAAACGCCtg TGGTTCCTTGCTTTTATATGTATACCCAAGAGCCATCCTCAAAGGACATTGTTTCTTCCATATGTTCAACTTACTCTGAACTTTCCGTTAAGGAGGAACAAATTTGCAATTACAATGATGATGAAATGGGAGATGCAGGGGAACAGGAAGTGTATGAATATGATAAAGCTTTAAGTGCTGACAGGACATACCTCAAGTTCAAGAAACAGTTGGATGCAAACCCGGATCAATGCTTCAG GCACTTGTATGGTGGAAAGCCACTTCTCGCCACAGCAGAGCTGGGAGACCCTGGCAACTGCAAGTTGTGTGGTGGTTTCAGGCACTTTGAGATGCAACTTATGCCCCAACTAATATCTTTTCTACTAGATGGGGCTGATGATTGTCAAAAAAATGTACTAGAGAATTGGAACTGGATGACCCTTGTCATCTTTACTTGCTCCAAG agcTGTTCCAATTCATTTGATCGAGAAAAATCCACAACCAGTGGTTGGATTGTGGCAGAGGAAGCTGTTTTGGTACAATTTGAGAAAGCCCTGCACGAGTCAATTCTCCCTGGTTATTTCTCATGA